CTCGTACCacgacatcttcagctcCTGCTTCATCCGTTCCTTCTCCATCCGCTCCCGCATCCTCCGTTCCTAGTGAAAACCCCCCCTCCAAGCCAAGCCAGGGACTGCCCCTCGCGGCGAAGATTGCCATCGGAGTGGTCATCCCTCTGATAGTGATCCTTTCAGGGGCAGCGTGCTTTTTCATCTATAGGTatagaagaagacgaaagctGTTGCAAGCAGGACAGGGGCTCGGGCGAGATGCACGCGGCAACGGTGGCGATGACCTGGAAACCCCGAAGCCGGAGCTGCCAGGCGATGAAGGTTTGGTGGTTTCTGGACCAAATGGCACTGCCTTTCGGAAGCCTGAATTGGATGCTACGACATCCGGCCCAGGTGGTCTGGTGGAACTGCCTGCTGAATTGGCTGGTGGTGGAATATCAGAGTTGCATGGTGGCCCTGGTCCCGGTGAACTTGATTCCAGGTCTAAAGGTTCGAATGACATTGATGCGGTTAGGCAAGATGTAAATATTCAGCATGTAGATGAGGGAGGCAAAGGATTATGGCAATGGAGCAGCTATTGGGACTAGCATAGGCGGTTGTGATCCAGTTCTAGAGAGGTAGTGATATAAGTGTTGAGAGATATCTAATAAATCCCTATATATAAAAGGAAATCAATTAAATATGATCAAAAGTCAGAAGTTTTAGTAGTTGGCGTTCTGAGGACATCAATTGTGAGCCACCAAACTCGCAAATGTACGCTGACAGCACCCATCATTCATGGATCTAAATTGTCTTTTATTAAAGCTGAAAAGGTTTCTCCTCACGttccctttttttgtatCCTCCTCATCTCGATGAATCATACATCATGATATAACAAACGCCAGTGCATACCTACCACCCCTTTCCGCCTTCTGTATCCGTATGCCAACATGCAGCAAAACTGCAATGTAATAGTATCGCTCCAAAGCCCCCCAACAAGCATAAcagcctctctccccctttctctctccccacctcctcctccttctcccccttGATATAAATTGATAAGTTTTGTAATCAGAGAATTTAGATCAAGTGCTTGGATCGGAAGTACGCCCTCAGGTACATAATCTGCCACGCCCACAGGATGACGAGCAACCAGGTCGTTCCGACGCCGAACCACTTGACACGGTTGTTTGTGCTCTCGTTGGTGTCGCGCAGCTTCTGCTCGCGCTGGCGCAGGTAGTCCATCTCGCGGACGACCTCGGCGGTGAGCTCCTCGATGCGGCGCAGCTCGGCCTCGACgggcttgagcttctcggtGGCCTGGATGGCGGACCAGTCCTTTGCGTCGGCGCCAATGTCGATGTCGAGCTCGACGGTGCGGAGGTTGATGGCGGGCTTGTTGGCTGTTTGGATTATATGTCAGTAAACATGTCTTGTTGTAGGTTTTGAGTTGAGTCTTAAGGGGGGTTTGTTGtttggagaaaaaagggaggagggGCCGTTCAGTTGAGGCAACGTACGTCCAACCATGAGGTTCTCAAAGCACACGTCAAAAGCGGCATCAGCGTGAGAAGTAAAGACGATTCTCGACTCGCCGGCAACGTCCTTGGATCGGCCGTACTCgttgccaatggcatcacggACCTGGATTTCCACCTTGTTAGCTTTCTCCTGGTTTCTTTGTTCCCCCCCGCCATAGGTACATACATGAATGTTGACCAGCATGCCGTCTCCCCTGTAGCCGTCGACGGTCGACGTCACAACCACCAGTGTGTCGCTGCCGACAAAGTTGCGAATGCAGCGCTCCTTCTTGAGGGACTCGCCGCCGGTGTGGGCCATGAGGTCGAACTTGAGGGCGTTGGCGGCGCtgacgagcagcagcaggccgcAGAGCCACCGCATGGGTGAGAGGGCCGATTGCGCC
Above is a genomic segment from Trichoderma breve strain T069 chromosome 6, whole genome shotgun sequence containing:
- a CDS encoding emp24/gp25L/p24 family/GOLD domain-containing protein, which gives rise to MAQSALSPMRWLCGLLLLVSAANALKFDLMAHTGGESLKKERCIRNFVGSDTLVVVTSTVDGYRGDGMLVNIHVRDAIGNEYGRSKDVAGESRIVFTSHADAAFDVCFENLMVGPNKPAINLRTVELDIDIGADAKDWSAIQATEKLKPVEAELRRIEELTAEVVREMDYLRQREQKLRDTNESTNNRVKWFGVGTTWLLVILWAWQIMYLRAYFRSKHLI